The genome window GACGATTTTCAAATGCTACTCGATTTCTTATCGGAAGCTAAGTTAGACCGAGTAGGCTGCTTTAAGTATAGCCCTGTCGAGGGAGCGAAAGCGAATGAGCTGGCGGATCAAGTCCCTGAGGAAATTAAAGAAGAACGTTATCATCGTTTTATGCAATTGCAACAACAAATTTCTACACAGCGCTTACAAGATAAAATTGGTAAGGAAATTTTAGTCATTATTGATGAAGTTGATGATGAAGGTGCTATTGGGCGTAGTATGGCAGACGCGCCAGAAATTGATGGTATGGTTTATCTTAATGGTGAATTTGGTGTTAACGCTGGGGATATAGTGAAAGTATTTGTTGAGCATGCAGATGAATATGACCTGTGGGGAAATATTGTCACTTCTTAATTTAATCGGAGCGCTCTAAAAGTGCAAATGGCTAACTTAGGTAAATTAAGTTAGCCATTTTGTTTTTACCTCATTGATTTACTGCTTTTAATTGTGGGAAATTGATATATATCAAGTGATTTAAATCTATCAATTAATAACTTGATCTAGAATATAATAATTAAATGCAAAATTGACATAATCAGATAACTCTTATCGAAGAATAAGGAAAACTATGTCGATTCATTTAATATTTCCAACTACAACACCTGTAAAAGAAAGTATTTATAATTCAGATGATTATAAATATATTGTAGAGCTTGCTTATACAACTATTGAAGGCGGATTAGCCTCACTACATGATAATAATATTCGAAGTTCTTTAATTAGCCCTGATGGAAAAACACTTTGGCTTAGTCATGAGTTTGGTGGCAATTTTGAGATAGCAACTTTATTATCTGATAATTTAACTTATGGAGCACAGGCTAAGTTGTATGCTGCGCCAATCGAATTACATGGGATTTTTTATTATCTCGCTCCAGTGTATTCACATGCTGGAGAGCCAGTTCTAGTTGTCGCTTTATCTTCAACTCAGAATAGCTGCAATATTTTGTTTGCACTCACGCAGGCTTTAGCAAGGGAAGCGAGTGGGAAATTGAAATTTCACTATTATGAACAAGAAATTTTTAAGGAAAATAAGGTAGAGCAACGATTCGCTAGCTTGGATATTCATTCAGTTGAGAAAGCTTTGATTATTGAAGTGGCTCAGGCTTGTAAAGGTAAAATTCAAAAAATGCATAAAGTCCTTGATATGGGACGGACAACATTATGGCGCAAACTAAAGCAGTATGAAATTAACATTAAAGATTACAAATAGCTTCTCACATATGCTTGCTTTGGAGCGTAAAAAAAGCGCTTTCGCATGTTTTTGTGGACAACAACAACACATAAAAACAGCGAAGCGCGAAAAATTTACCAACATTTTGAACGACAGTCGATAGATAAATAAAGCGTAATCTATCTGCTTGTGTCGTTACTTGATGCATCGAGAAAAGAAAATGAAAACGGTGCTTATTATGCTTGAGTTAGGTAAGTCTGTATGTCGTTTACAGCCCTATTTTTTTAGATTTGTGATGGATAAATATCGATGAGAAAGCGCATTGTCTTACTAAAAAATGGTGTGATAGGTGCACTATTATTTTAAATGATATTTCAGTAACACAAAAAAGTATTATTTTACAAGTATTAGTAGTTATTATTACGAGTGGAATTATCAATTCACTTAGGTTTCTTTAATCTGTGATAGAGTAGAACTATTGTTTATCACTTATAAAAACAAGTTATTATTTTAAAATTGACAGGATTTTTATCTATATTTATCTAAATTATAGTGCCCTCGGCATTTTTTAGGTAATTAGTTTTTGATGGCTTAGAGTCAAACCACCAGAAACTAATTACGCTATAACAAGATGAACATATCATATAAATTAAATATATTTAGGGTAGGTATTAATGTATTCGTATTCTTGAATAAGTTGTGGCAGTGATTTAATACCTAGTTTCGTATAAATGTTAGAGCGATGAACTTCTACAGTTCTTGGTGATAGTGACAGTTTTTCAGCGGTTTCTTTACTGGTATTACCTTCTAATATCATATCCATGATTTCTCGTTCTCTAACCGAAAGACGGTTAAATTTATCAGAGAGGTAGGTATATTTCTTATACTTTTTATACATATTTAAAAATAATTCTGTTGCGTTACTAATGGAGTTTAAAATTTCAATGTCCTTGAAAGGAAAAGTGAAAAAATCAAAAGCTCCGGCTTTAAAACTCTCACGGCACAAACTGATAGAAGGTTCTTCAGCAAGCACAATGAATGGAACAATACCAAATGAATTATTTATATTGTTTAATCGACTAATACGACTTTCATCATTGTTTAAGAATAATAAAATACATTCTTTTACATTATCCTCATCAGGGTAAGTATAACTACTCATAAACACTTCTTCGTTATTATAGAATCTAAAGATAAAACCAAAAGATTCCATCATTAGTTTCAGTTTATTCTTAAAGACATTATCACTTTCTACGATTACGTGAATGGTGTTATTCATCACCATACTCCTGTTGAACTGATTTGATATTCATACCAATCTGATTAAATACGTAGATAAATAAAGTGAAATTAAAATTTCACAATAATATTTTCTACTGTTCGTTGTTCTTTTTATTAGTGTATTACTGACCTTAATTTATATTAAAAACATCATCTAGTTAAATTTAATATAAAAATAGAAACAATAGTTAAAGTTTGTGTCATTGGGTAATATTCGATTAATGACGTGTAACATGTTAGGTGAACTTACTTATTAAATGTGTTTTTTAACATAAATTAATAGATAGAAATATTGTTAAAGCTAATCAATAATATCTTAAATC of Providencia rettgeri contains these proteins:
- a CDS encoding DNA-binding transcriptional regulator DhaR, encoding MSIHLIFPTTTPVKESIYNSDDYKYIVELAYTTIEGGLASLHDNNIRSSLISPDGKTLWLSHEFGGNFEIATLLSDNLTYGAQAKLYAAPIELHGIFYYLAPVYSHAGEPVLVVALSSTQNSCNILFALTQALAREASGKLKFHYYEQEIFKENKVEQRFASLDIHSVEKALIIEVAQACKGKIQKMHKVLDMGRTTLWRKLKQYEINIKDYK
- the fixJ_1 gene encoding Transcriptional regulatory protein fixJ, whose product is MNNTIHVIVESDNVFKNKLKLMMESFGFIFRFYNNEEVFMSSYTYPDEDNVKECILLFLNNDESRISRLNNINNSFGIVPFIVLAEEPSISLCRESFKAGAFDFFTFPFKDIEILNSISNATELFLNMYKKYKKYTYLSDKFNRLSVREREIMDMILEGNTSKETAEKLSLSPRTVEVHRSNIYTKLGIKSLPQLIQEYEYINTYPKYI